Proteins encoded together in one Thermoproteales archaeon window:
- a CDS encoding SDR family oxidoreductase, translated as MKIWRLKIRVPIGRVGKPEEVAEAVLSLVKNDFITGAVFVVDGGYIL; from the coding sequence GTGAAAATATGGAGGTTGAAAATAAGAGTGCCGATAGGAAGAGTTGGTAAACCAGAGGAAGTAGCTGAAGCCGTATTGTCTCTAGTTAAAAACGACTTTATAACGGGCGCCGTTTTTGTTGTTGACGGCGGCTATATCCTTTAA